In a genomic window of Pseudomonadota bacterium:
- a CDS encoding CoB--CoM heterodisulfide reductase iron-sulfur subunit B family protein, whose protein sequence is MKYPYFPGCTLYTKAKKLDDAGRECSLRLGFELDELPDWTCCGATFPLVNDYHIAMSGPTRILADTKDQGGDKLVTLCSVCFNVLKRTNHVMRTDEERRDKITDFIERDYHGETEVLHYLQVLRDEIGFDTLKEKVGKPLEGLKVACYYGCLLLRPVKEIGLDNMENPSIFEDFIRALGAEPVEFPFKIECCGAFQTVHSMDVATRCSRDILNSARNNGADLVTTTCPLCQFNLDDRQPEIQKSESDFATIPVVYFTQLLALALEMSAADLGFERNLIDPLPVLRAKGVISD, encoded by the coding sequence ATGAAATATCCTTATTTCCCCGGATGTACCCTTTATACCAAGGCGAAAAAACTGGATGATGCCGGTCGGGAATGTAGCCTCCGTCTGGGTTTTGAGCTTGATGAACTGCCGGACTGGACCTGTTGTGGTGCCACCTTTCCGCTGGTCAACGATTATCATATAGCCATGTCCGGGCCTACCCGTATTCTGGCTGATACCAAAGACCAGGGAGGCGATAAGCTGGTGACTCTCTGCTCGGTGTGCTTTAACGTCCTCAAACGTACCAACCATGTTATGCGTACGGATGAGGAACGCCGGGACAAAATTACCGATTTTATTGAGCGTGACTACCATGGTGAGACGGAAGTCCTGCATTATCTCCAGGTCCTGCGTGATGAAATTGGCTTCGATACCTTAAAGGAAAAGGTGGGTAAACCCCTGGAAGGGCTGAAAGTTGCCTGTTATTATGGTTGCCTGCTCCTGCGGCCGGTGAAGGAAATCGGCTTGGATAACATGGAAAATCCGAGCATTTTTGAGGATTTTATCCGCGCTCTGGGGGCTGAACCGGTTGAATTTCCCTTCAAAATTGAATGTTGTGGCGCTTTTCAGACTGTTCATTCCATGGATGTAGCCACCCGTTGTTCCCGGGATATCTTGAACAGTGCCAGGAATAATGGTGCTGATCTGGTGACCACAACCTGTCCCTTGTGTCAGTTCAACCTGGATGACCGCCAGCCGGAAATTCAGAAAAGTGAATCTGATTTTGCCACAATTCCAGTGGTTTATTTTACCCAGCTGTTGGCTCTGGCGTTGGAAATGTCCGCCGCTGACTTAGGTTTTGAGCGTAATCTGATTGATCCCTTGCCGGTTCTACGAGCTAAAGGCGTCATCAGTGATTGA
- a CDS encoding CoB--CoM heterodisulfide reductase iron-sulfur subunit A family protein codes for MGDVVNLNDNESADIAIAGEPVIGPCVFGNLDEFESVPLDRRVMVIGGGICGITAAIDLGNGGYQVVMVERLPSIGGRMLQLSETFPTLDCAQCTLTPRTVETGQHPKVTLKTNCEIEKLDGEPGDFKVLVRQKITYVDWNKCTGCGTCIQKCPTKSVAMFERDAGVMPAIYTLSPQAVPNKPVIDADRCRYLTKGKCGVCAKVCPVEAIDYEQKESFFEVNVGAIIVATGFDVYDWKNKMPELGGGKIPDVIDGLTFERYLSASGPSAGAMVRPSDGEEPKEIVFIQCVGSRNPEFHKSYCSRVCCMYTAKHARLYKHKVHDGQVYIFYIDIRSTGKGYEQFIQQSVSEEEIIYIRGRAAKLYEENGKIMVQGADTLTGRKIEIAADLVVVAAALVPNEEALELAEIFGLTCNKDGFFVEEDYKLSSIDTGQQGIYIAGCCQGIKDIADTAAQGSAASSKVQVFLSSIRRQKQNVV; via the coding sequence ATGGGCGATGTCGTGAATTTGAATGATAATGAAAGTGCTGATATAGCGATTGCCGGTGAGCCGGTAATCGGCCCTTGTGTCTTCGGCAATCTGGATGAATTTGAAAGTGTTCCCCTTGACCGGAGAGTCATGGTAATCGGCGGTGGCATCTGCGGGATTACTGCTGCTATTGACCTTGGCAATGGCGGCTACCAGGTGGTTATGGTGGAACGTCTGCCTTCAATAGGTGGCCGGATGCTGCAGTTGTCCGAAACCTTTCCGACCCTTGACTGTGCCCAGTGCACTCTGACCCCGAGGACGGTAGAAACTGGTCAGCATCCAAAAGTAACTTTGAAAACTAATTGTGAAATTGAAAAACTTGATGGCGAGCCGGGTGATTTTAAAGTCCTGGTACGGCAGAAAATTACCTATGTGGACTGGAATAAATGTACCGGCTGCGGTACCTGCATCCAGAAATGTCCGACAAAGAGTGTGGCCATGTTTGAGCGTGATGCCGGGGTCATGCCGGCCATTTATACCCTGTCACCCCAGGCAGTTCCCAATAAACCGGTTATTGACGCGGATCGTTGCCGCTATCTGACCAAAGGCAAGTGTGGTGTTTGCGCCAAAGTCTGTCCGGTAGAGGCCATTGACTATGAACAAAAGGAAAGTTTCTTTGAGGTTAACGTTGGCGCAATCATCGTGGCAACCGGTTTTGATGTTTATGACTGGAAAAATAAAATGCCGGAACTGGGAGGTGGAAAAATCCCGGATGTTATTGATGGTCTGACTTTTGAGCGCTATCTTTCAGCTTCCGGGCCAAGTGCCGGGGCTATGGTTCGTCCTTCGGATGGAGAAGAACCGAAAGAGATCGTTTTTATCCAATGTGTTGGTTCACGCAACCCGGAGTTCCATAAATCTTACTGCTCCCGGGTCTGCTGCATGTATACAGCCAAGCATGCCCGGTTGTATAAGCATAAGGTTCATGATGGTCAGGTTTATATATTTTATATTGATATTCGTTCCACCGGTAAAGGGTATGAGCAGTTTATTCAACAGTCGGTTTCCGAAGAAGAAATCATCTATATCCGTGGTCGGGCAGCAAAGCTCTATGAAGAAAACGGCAAGATAATGGTTCAGGGGGCAGATACTCTTACTGGCAGAAAAATAGAGATTGCCGCGGATCTGGTAGTGGTGGCAGCGGCTTTGGTTCCCAATGAAGAGGCTTTGGAACTGGCCGAAATATTTGGCTTGACTTGTAATAAAGATGGTTTTTTTGTCGAGGAAGATTATAAACTTTCATCGATAGATACAGGTCAACAGGGGATCTATATTGCCGGCTGTTGTCAGGGCATTAAAGATATTGCGGATACTGCTGCCCAGGGCAGTGCGGCTTCCAGCAAGGTTCAAGTTTTTCTTTCGTCAATCAGGCGGCAGAAACAGAATGTGGTTTAA
- a CDS encoding CoB--CoM heterodisulfide reductase iron-sulfur subunit A family protein: MKKLGVFVCWCGSNIASSVDVDQAVAGAAKLDGVVHAENYMYMCSDPGQQIVKDAIQEKNLDGVVVACCSPRMHENTFRKAAGTVGLNSYLLEIANIREQCSWVHANNKPVATAKAISIIEGALDKVKQNLPLETITIDLTKRVCVVGGGIAGIMSALDLADAGYEVVIIEKEPAIGGHVSQITTTFPYFQNVPELLQKKIAEVEAHPRITLYLNAEVDELEGYVGNFKVTIRTRPAFVDHQSCNNCGKCLEACPVSISDEFNRGLTQRAAIFRYNQGDESQLPVINQADCLHFSQEEPETGEKCRFCVESCPENAIDLGVTPSLQEELVGAIVMATGYDLYSPAKLPEYGGGQLADVIDGLAFERLLDPKGPTSGKILRPSDGRVPKSVVFIQCAGSRDPERHKAYCSRACCMYTAKQARLYKQQVDGGTAYVSYMDIRSDSRDFEEFVQQGMEEENLVYIRGRVAKVFAEGSVLKVYTADTLSGRQLEIEADLVVLAMAMEPKEGVRELAKKMNVTIDGDGFLSETHIKLYPVESSTKGVYLAGCGQSPKDITDTVSQALATAGKIQTMFSNETLLADPLVAEVKEDVCSGCGICVDICPYGARIMDDFKRISTVNQAVCQGCGACIAACPNKACELINSTSRQFIRVIDDFARKAQVV; encoded by the coding sequence ATGAAAAAGTTAGGTGTGTTTGTCTGCTGGTGTGGTTCCAATATCGCCAGCAGTGTTGATGTTGACCAGGCGGTTGCCGGAGCTGCAAAGCTTGACGGGGTGGTTCACGCTGAAAATTACATGTACATGTGTTCCGATCCGGGACAACAGATAGTAAAGGATGCCATTCAGGAGAAAAATCTGGATGGAGTGGTGGTCGCCTGTTGTTCTCCGCGCATGCATGAAAATACTTTTCGTAAGGCGGCAGGTACCGTAGGCTTGAATTCATATCTGCTGGAAATTGCCAACATTCGTGAACAATGCAGCTGGGTGCATGCCAACAATAAACCGGTGGCTACCGCCAAGGCCATCAGCATTATTGAGGGAGCCCTCGACAAGGTCAAACAGAATCTGCCCCTGGAAACTATTACCATTGATTTAACCAAACGTGTTTGTGTGGTTGGCGGTGGGATTGCCGGGATTATGTCGGCGCTGGACCTGGCTGATGCCGGTTATGAGGTAGTGATTATTGAAAAGGAACCTGCCATCGGTGGCCATGTTTCCCAGATAACTACAACCTTTCCCTATTTTCAGAATGTTCCCGAATTGCTGCAAAAAAAGATTGCCGAGGTTGAAGCCCATCCCCGCATAACTTTATATCTTAATGCGGAAGTTGACGAGCTGGAAGGATATGTGGGTAATTTTAAGGTTACTATTCGAACCCGGCCGGCTTTTGTTGACCACCAGTCCTGCAACAACTGTGGAAAATGTCTGGAAGCCTGTCCGGTATCCATTTCTGATGAGTTTAATCGTGGCTTGACTCAGCGGGCAGCGATTTTTCGCTATAATCAGGGTGATGAGAGTCAGTTGCCAGTTATCAATCAGGCGGATTGTCTCCATTTCAGCCAGGAAGAGCCGGAAACTGGAGAAAAATGCCGGTTTTGTGTTGAGAGTTGCCCGGAAAATGCCATTGATCTGGGGGTGACTCCATCTTTGCAGGAAGAATTGGTCGGTGCCATTGTCATGGCGACCGGTTATGATCTGTATAGTCCTGCCAAGCTGCCGGAATATGGTGGCGGTCAGCTTGCCGATGTTATCGATGGCCTGGCCTTTGAGCGGCTGCTTGATCCAAAAGGACCTACCAGTGGGAAGATTCTCCGGCCTTCTGACGGCCGGGTGCCGAAAAGTGTTGTCTTTATCCAATGTGCCGGCTCCCGTGATCCTGAACGGCATAAGGCTTATTGTTCCCGGGCCTGCTGCATGTATACGGCCAAGCAGGCCAGGCTGTACAAACAGCAGGTTGATGGTGGAACGGCTTATGTCTCCTATATGGATATCCGTTCGGACAGCCGTGATTTTGAAGAGTTTGTCCAGCAGGGAATGGAAGAAGAAAACCTGGTTTATATCCGTGGCCGGGTAGCCAAGGTTTTTGCTGAAGGTAGTGTTCTCAAGGTTTATACCGCTGATACCTTGAGTGGTCGGCAACTGGAAATAGAGGCCGATCTGGTGGTGCTGGCCATGGCTATGGAACCGAAAGAAGGTGTTCGTGAACTGGCCAAAAAAATGAATGTAACTATTGATGGTGATGGTTTTCTTTCGGAAACTCATATTAAACTGTATCCGGTCGAAAGCTCAACTAAGGGAGTGTACCTGGCCGGTTGCGGACAGTCCCCCAAGGATATTACCGATACTGTTTCCCAGGCATTGGCTACCGCCGGGAAGATTCAGACCATGTTTTCCAATGAAACTCTGCTTGCTGATCCCCTGGTTGCCGAAGTGAAAGAAGATGTCTGCAGCGGTTGCGGGATTTGTGTCGATATCTGTCCTTACGGGGCTCGGATCATGGATGATTTCAAGCGGATATCTACGGTGAACCAGGCTGTCTGCCAGGGTTGTGGCGCTTGTATCGCTGCCTGTCCCAATAAAGCCTGTGAGCTGATCAACTCAACCTCGAGGCAGTTTATCCGCGTGATTGATGATTTTGCCCGTAAGGCCCAGGTGGTTTAA
- a CDS encoding 4Fe-4S dicluster domain-containing protein, with product MADNFLQQVMEESGQPVNLCYQCRKCSAGCPMVDEFDFPPNMVMRMVQLGMKAELLRSKAIWMCVSCETCGTRCPNEIKIAPVMDSLRAACLAEGVEPADQVTVDFHRAFTSSIRTFGRIHEATMLMNYKLKTRDFTSDVGVGLKLFLKGKIPILPKKSKNISKIKEIFERSGIK from the coding sequence ATGGCCGATAATTTTTTGCAACAGGTAATGGAAGAAAGCGGTCAGCCGGTTAACCTGTGCTACCAGTGCCGCAAATGCAGTGCCGGCTGTCCGATGGTGGATGAATTTGATTTTCCACCCAATATGGTTATGCGAATGGTGCAGCTGGGAATGAAGGCTGAGCTGTTGCGCAGTAAGGCTATCTGGATGTGTGTTTCCTGTGAAACCTGTGGTACCCGTTGCCCCAATGAAATTAAGATAGCCCCGGTAATGGACTCCCTGCGGGCTGCCTGTCTGGCCGAGGGGGTGGAACCGGCTGATCAGGTGACGGTGGATTTCCATCGGGCCTTTACCTCCAGTATTCGGACTTTCGGGCGTATCCATGAGGCCACGATGTTGATGAACTATAAATTGAAAACCAGAGATTTTACCAGCGATGTCGGCGTTGGTCTGAAGCTGTTTCTAAAAGGTAAAATTCCAATTTTGCCAAAAAAATCTAAGAATATCAGTAAGATTAAAGAAATATTTGAACGATCAGGTATCAAGTAG
- a CDS encoding heterodisulfide reductase-related iron-sulfur binding cluster → MKYSYYPGCTNHSTAIEYIEASKAVMEAMGIELAELPDWSCCGA, encoded by the coding sequence ATGAAATATTCCTACTATCCGGGTTGCACGAATCACTCTACCGCCATCGAGTATATTGAGGCCAGTAAGGCGGTAATGGAAGCCATGGGTATCGAGCTGGCTGAGCTGCCGGATTGGTCCTGCTGTGGCGCCG
- a CDS encoding CoB--CoM heterodisulfide reductase iron-sulfur subunit B family protein, translating to YSYYPGCTNHSTAIEYIEASKAVMEAMGIELAELPDWSCCGAASAHNLSSSLALGLSSFNIAQAEAQGDDLLIPCAGCYNNLARADYALQHDLEKRKELEELLDFNYSGKIKMLSIVDLIADQQWRDKIKELVKKPLSELKVVCYYGCAIIRPQEITASDDVENPQRLDQMMTDLGADVLDWSCKVDCCGSDLGLTHPDKAAVLVNKIADYAVAAGADCMVTSCALCQANVDIRQQRLPILYFTEMMAEAFQVGNRQRWWKKHFNNPANLF from the coding sequence TATTCCTACTATCCGGGTTGCACGAATCACTCTACCGCCATCGAGTATATTGAGGCCAGTAAGGCGGTAATGGAAGCCATGGGTATCGAGCTGGCTGAGCTGCCGGATTGGTCCTGCTGTGGCGCCGCCTCCGCCCACAATCTGTCTTCATCCCTGGCTTTGGGATTATCGTCCTTTAATATTGCCCAGGCGGAAGCGCAGGGGGATGATCTCTTGATTCCCTGTGCCGGCTGTTATAACAACCTGGCGCGGGCGGATTATGCTCTGCAGCATGATTTGGAAAAGAGAAAAGAGCTGGAAGAGCTGCTTGATTTTAATTACTCCGGCAAGATCAAGATGTTGTCGATCGTCGATCTGATTGCTGATCAGCAGTGGCGGGACAAGATCAAAGAGCTGGTGAAAAAGCCGCTCAGCGAGTTGAAAGTGGTCTGTTACTATGGTTGTGCCATCATTCGTCCCCAGGAGATTACCGCCTCCGATGATGTGGAAAATCCCCAGCGGCTTGACCAAATGATGACAGATCTTGGTGCCGACGTTCTTGATTGGTCCTGCAAGGTGGATTGTTGCGGCAGTGACCTGGGACTTACCCATCCCGATAAAGCGGCTGTCCTGGTTAACAAGATTGCGGACTATGCCGTTGCCGCCGGGGCCGACTGCATGGTGACTTCATGCGCTTTATGTCAGGCAAATGTTGATATCCGCCAGCAGCGCTTACCGATTCTCTATTTTACTGAAATGATGGCTGAGGCCTTCCAGGTTGGAAATCGCCAACGTTGGTGGAAAAAACATTTTAATAATCCAGCGAACCTCTTTTAG
- a CDS encoding FAD-dependent oxidoreductase, translating to MSVDKQKNNKVMVIGGGFAGMTAALQLAEQGCAVTMVEKEAAIGGFFPLLDNTFPTNSCGVCFLSPKQPAYCPFVECRLHDNLEIKVGSYPRQISGEPGNFKVTLKVDPLGVDQEKCIDCGDCSAVCPVSVSYEFSGGLEERAAIYKQYPKMVKAGYRIDFEQCTRCGACVDACPVDAINLEAEATEEEVKSDAILLTPGFSLVDGGLKGEYGFGRYANVVSSRQLERMISYSGPNQGQVYAPADGSKPRRVAFIQCVGSRDVSCGRGYCSSVCCMYATKQAMFIRERSPETEVVVYYMDLRGMGKGYEKYFNRAREEFKINYRRSMISTVKEDPKSHKLRLIYDDGGKFLEDEVDLVVLSLGFDAPRLDFAADLGLELDDYGFCRTGEFNPTQTSVPGVFAAGAFCGPKDIPETVMEAAGAADALLVSLTDNNITTDEVEDNNRKLMPREGNVWVEEPRIGVFLCSCSGFMADELDFAGLCQEVSTRHRVVCAEIIDHACTAEGLVDLRRFIGEHELNRIVIGACSVREMERLLDKFAREIGFNSNAFTVVNLKEQCLLPHQPGDRMLKAKAAVLVQAAVTKVYRDLPAVNQTVAVEQRALVVGGGVAGMTAALSLAARGYGVTLVEKTDKLGGRLLEAHYTIKGSVPRPFAESLAAEVGENELIEVLAEAQIVGHQGETGNYTTVVKQGETDHLLHHGVLVVATGAREASTDEYLRGQDERVLTQTELEERIASSPESLQSIHSVVMIQCVGSREPGKREYCSRVCCTHALKNARRLKEANPDIQVTVLYRDLRAYGLYEDYYRAARDEGVLFTPYDLESKPDVAVSGEKLQVSYNDQILRRQLTLEPDILVLSTGIEPGDNQQLAAVLNLPLDEYGFFAEANSKAALVDFVGEGRYHCGLASAPLHIEETLARSRAAASRAATVLARENIQASKYAVMVSTRLCSGCGLCVDVCPYGAREINPENNIAEVHYDLCHGCGSCAAVCPNGATQQVGFDKGQMMAMADQLIK from the coding sequence ATGTCTGTTGATAAGCAAAAAAATAACAAAGTAATGGTTATTGGCGGTGGTTTTGCCGGGATGACAGCGGCATTGCAGCTGGCTGAGCAGGGTTGTGCCGTAACCATGGTGGAAAAAGAAGCGGCTATTGGCGGCTTTTTTCCGCTGCTTGATAATACTTTCCCCACCAATTCCTGTGGTGTTTGCTTCCTTTCACCGAAACAGCCGGCTTATTGTCCTTTTGTTGAATGTCGTCTCCATGATAATCTGGAGATCAAGGTTGGCAGTTATCCCCGGCAAATCAGCGGGGAGCCGGGAAATTTCAAGGTTACACTTAAGGTTGATCCCCTGGGAGTGGATCAGGAAAAATGTATTGACTGCGGTGATTGCAGTGCGGTGTGCCCGGTGAGCGTTTCTTACGAGTTCAGTGGCGGACTTGAAGAACGGGCGGCAATCTATAAGCAATACCCGAAGATGGTAAAAGCCGGCTACCGGATCGATTTTGAGCAATGTACCCGCTGCGGGGCCTGTGTTGATGCCTGTCCGGTTGATGCCATCAACCTGGAGGCCGAAGCAACAGAAGAGGAAGTTAAGAGCGATGCCATTCTTCTGACTCCCGGTTTTTCTCTCGTTGATGGCGGGCTGAAAGGTGAGTATGGTTTTGGTCGTTATGCCAATGTGGTGAGCAGTCGCCAGTTGGAGCGGATGATCAGTTATTCCGGTCCCAACCAGGGTCAGGTGTATGCTCCGGCTGATGGTTCAAAACCGCGTCGGGTGGCCTTTATTCAGTGCGTCGGTTCTCGTGATGTTTCCTGTGGTCGAGGGTATTGTTCTTCGGTCTGCTGCATGTATGCTACCAAACAGGCCATGTTTATCCGTGAGCGGAGCCCGGAAACCGAGGTGGTTGTTTACTATATGGACTTGCGGGGGATGGGCAAGGGATATGAAAAATATTTCAACCGGGCCCGGGAAGAATTTAAGATTAATTACCGACGTTCAATGATCTCCACCGTCAAGGAAGATCCCAAAAGTCATAAGCTCCGTCTGATTTATGATGATGGGGGAAAATTTCTTGAAGATGAGGTGGATCTGGTCGTATTATCGCTGGGTTTTGATGCTCCCCGACTTGATTTTGCTGCTGATCTGGGTTTGGAACTTGACGATTATGGTTTTTGTCGGACGGGGGAATTCAATCCGACCCAGACTTCCGTTCCCGGTGTTTTTGCCGCCGGTGCTTTCTGCGGTCCCAAGGATATCCCGGAAACGGTGATGGAAGCCGCCGGAGCCGCTGATGCTCTGCTGGTATCGTTGACAGATAATAATATAACTACAGATGAAGTCGAAGATAATAATCGCAAATTGATGCCCAGGGAGGGGAATGTCTGGGTGGAAGAACCCCGGATTGGAGTTTTTCTTTGTTCCTGTTCCGGTTTTATGGCTGATGAGCTTGATTTTGCTGGATTGTGCCAAGAGGTCAGTACGCGGCATCGGGTTGTTTGCGCTGAAATTATCGACCATGCCTGTACCGCGGAAGGACTTGTAGACTTACGCCGCTTTATCGGCGAGCATGAGCTGAATCGAATTGTTATCGGTGCCTGTTCGGTCAGGGAAATGGAACGTTTGCTGGATAAATTTGCCCGGGAGATAGGTTTTAACTCTAATGCTTTTACCGTGGTCAATTTGAAGGAACAGTGTCTTCTCCCCCATCAACCTGGGGACAGGATGTTGAAAGCTAAAGCTGCGGTTCTGGTCCAGGCCGCGGTAACCAAGGTTTATCGTGATCTTCCCGCAGTCAATCAAACCGTTGCGGTTGAACAGCGGGCCCTGGTTGTTGGCGGCGGGGTTGCCGGAATGACTGCGGCTCTTTCCCTGGCCGCCCGGGGATATGGGGTGACGCTGGTGGAAAAAACCGATAAACTTGGAGGACGGCTGCTGGAAGCTCACTACACGATTAAAGGTTCCGTCCCCCGGCCATTTGCCGAATCATTGGCGGCTGAAGTGGGTGAAAATGAGTTGATTGAGGTTCTTGCTGAAGCCCAGATTGTGGGACATCAGGGGGAAACAGGAAATTATACCACGGTTGTTAAACAAGGGGAAACCGATCATTTACTTCATCATGGAGTACTGGTGGTGGCGACTGGGGCCCGGGAAGCTTCAACCGATGAATATCTGCGTGGTCAGGATGAGCGGGTGTTGACCCAGACAGAGCTGGAAGAACGCATTGCCTCCAGTCCTGAATCCCTGCAGTCTATTCACTCGGTGGTGATGATTCAGTGTGTTGGCTCACGTGAACCGGGTAAACGGGAATATTGCAGCCGGGTTTGCTGTACTCATGCATTGAAAAATGCCCGCCGATTAAAAGAAGCAAATCCTGATATCCAGGTGACGGTGTTGTACCGTGACCTGCGCGCCTATGGCCTCTATGAAGATTATTACCGCGCCGCCCGTGATGAAGGGGTACTCTTTACTCCTTACGATCTTGAGTCTAAACCGGATGTTGCTGTGAGCGGTGAAAAACTTCAAGTGAGCTATAACGATCAGATTCTACGCCGGCAGTTAACCCTGGAACCGGATATTCTGGTTTTAAGTACCGGGATTGAGCCTGGAGATAATCAGCAACTGGCAGCGGTTTTGAATCTGCCTCTGGATGAATATGGCTTTTTTGCCGAGGCCAACAGCAAGGCAGCGCTGGTTGATTTTGTTGGTGAGGGGCGCTATCATTGTGGCCTTGCTTCAGCGCCACTGCATATAGAAGAAACTCTGGCAAGAAGTCGGGCGGCGGCATCCCGGGCGGCAACGGTTCTGGCAAGGGAAAATATTCAAGCCTCAAAATATGCAGTGATGGTCAGTACCAGGCTTTGCAGCGGCTGTGGTCTCTGTGTTGATGTCTGCCCCTATGGAGCCCGGGAAATTAATCCTGAAAATAATATTGCTGAAGTTCATTATGACCTCTGTCATGGTTGTGGAAGCTGTGCCGCTGTCTGTCCTAATGGGGCTACTCAGCAGGTCGGTTTCGACAAGGGCCAGATGATGGCCATGGCGGATCAATTAATAAAGTAG
- a CDS encoding hydrogenase iron-sulfur subunit, whose protein sequence is MAENTNEPRIVAFLCHWCTYTGADLAGTTRQQYPAGIRILHLMCSGAIDVVYVLKALLDGADGVLIGGCHPGDCHYQTGNLKARRRIALLRNIMETLGLDQDRVWLRWISASEGRLFAETVREYNGALESMGPNPLADEWDL, encoded by the coding sequence ATGGCAGAAAATACCAATGAACCGCGGATAGTGGCTTTCCTCTGTCACTGGTGTACATATACGGGAGCCGATCTGGCCGGGACTACCCGGCAACAGTACCCGGCCGGGATCCGGATTCTTCATCTCATGTGTTCCGGGGCCATAGATGTGGTGTATGTGCTGAAAGCCCTTCTTGATGGTGCCGACGGGGTGCTGATTGGTGGATGTCACCCTGGTGATTGTCACTATCAGACCGGTAATCTGAAGGCCCGGCGGCGGATTGCCTTGCTGCGGAATATCATGGAAACATTGGGTCTTGATCAGGATCGTGTCTGGCTGCGCTGGATCAGCGCCAGTGAAGGGCGTCTTTTTGCAGAAACGGTGCGCGAGTACAACGGCGCCCTGGAATCCATGGGGCCGAACCCACTGGCTGATGAATGGGATTTGTGA